ACCGGGCCGGGACCGAGGTGGTTCAGGTGTACGTCAGAGACCCGGTCGGCAGTCGCGCACGACCGGTCAGAGAGCTGGTTCGCTTCGAGAACGCCACCCTCGCTGCTGGCGAGTCGGCGACCGTTTCGTTCGAGTTGACGACTGCCGACCTCGCGTTCTGGACGGCAAACGAAGAGTACGCCGCGGAACCCGGCGAGTTCGAGGTGCAGGTCGGCCACGCAGCCGACGATATCGCCGTCGTCGAGACGTTCGAACTAGCCGAGTAACGGAGCGCGGGCCACGGAGTCGTGAGATCACGACACGGTCCGGTTCGGTGTCCGGAACGGTCCCGACAAGACGGTAGCGTTCGCCGTCACACGACCGCTGGCGTCTGTCGTGACCTCGTCGATCCGACCGGCGGAGCCCGTTGGACGGCAGTTCACCGCACACTTTTGTCGGCGAGTCTATAATAACGACGCATGACGCTCGGGAACCCATCACGCCGAACAGTGGCCACCGTCGTCGCCGCCGTGCTCCTCTCGGCGGTCATAAACGTCGCGGTCGGTGCCGTCAGGCTCGTCCGAACCGACGGCGGGGGCGGTTGGCAGGCCAGCGGGTCCGTGCCGCTCCCGAGCCCGGACCTCACAGGGGACGTGTCCGTCGAGGACGCGATCGCGAACCGGCGTTCCAGACGCGAGTACGACGACCGCGCACTCGACCGTCGGGAGCTGGGGCAGTTACTCTGGGCGACCCAGGGCGTGACCGACCGGGTCGCCGGGTACCGGGCTGCGCCGAGCGCCGGCGCACGCTACCCGCTGGAGGTGTACGTCGTCGTCGGGACACCGGGTGTCGAGGGGCTCGAACGGGGCGTCTATCGGTATCGCCCGCCGATGCACGAACTCGTCCGTGGGAGGACGGGCGATGTCCAACGGGAGCTGCGGGCGGCGTCGGTCGATCAGGAGTTCGTCGAGGCGGCCGCAGTCGACGTCGTCATCTGTGCAGCGGACCAGCGGACGACCGCGAAGTACGGCCCCCGAGGAGAGCGACGGTACGTCCCGATGGAGGCCGGACACGCCGGACAGAACCTCTACCTGCAGGCCGAGACACTGGGACTCGCGACCGTTTCGGTCGGTGCGTTCGACGACGAGCGCGTGCGAGGGATCATCGGTGCCCCGGTCGGACAACGGCCGTTGTACGTCTTCCCCGTCGGAGCGCGGGCGTGACGATGGCCGAGATCGTCTTTAGTCACGTG
This sequence is a window from Salinigranum marinum. Protein-coding genes within it:
- a CDS encoding SagB/ThcOx family dehydrogenase; this encodes MTLGNPSRRTVATVVAAVLLSAVINVAVGAVRLVRTDGGGGWQASGSVPLPSPDLTGDVSVEDAIANRRSRREYDDRALDRRELGQLLWATQGVTDRVAGYRAAPSAGARYPLEVYVVVGTPGVEGLERGVYRYRPPMHELVRGRTGDVQRELRAASVDQEFVEAAAVDVVICAADQRTTAKYGPRGERRYVPMEAGHAGQNLYLQAETLGLATVSVGAFDDERVRGIIGAPVGQRPLYVFPVGARA